GCTGGAGCATTATCTTTCTTTGACTTCCAGCTCCTCTCTAGTCCACTACAATGGAGTTTTACATAAGAGAAGTTTCATATTTTGACTTTCATTGTCGAGAAGATAGCTGTCAATCTAATTGTGCTTCTTTTGAAGGGAATCTGTCTTTCTTTTCAGGCAGCTGttaagtttttctctttgtccctcaTTTTCAGACATTCTAGTGGTGTGCCCAcgtgtgtatttctttttgtaagtAACATATTTAGGATATATTTAGGGCCTCTTTAATCTGGCACTGGTGTCTTCTTCAGTTTTGGAAAAATCTCAGCTATTTTCTCTTCAGATATTGTATTTGCTCtatccattctttctttcatctttttcatgACATTTCTCCCACTTTACTAATCCTCTCATCGGCTCTTTCTAGATCTGCTTAAATGTAGACTGACTGTTCCTGGGTCTTAGCTCCCAAATTCTTCACTGCTTGTTTAGTGCGTTAGTGCCTTCAAGTGgatggtttaaaatattttgtctagCTTTTGTTGTTCTTAGTGACATAGCTGATCCAAATTACATGGTCCATCAATATCAGAAACAGAAGGCCTCTTATAATTCATTCTGTCACATCTGTAGTTATGGGCCCCTTTCATTCTTAATATTGCTTAAGTCTGTTTATTTTTGATTAACATGCCACAGACCTGGgaaattattaatttcttctaaTTCTATCAATTACATCAATCTTTGGATTTGTTCGAATCAATCTGTTACATGCACTTCTATTCCTTCTATGTTCCTTGCATAATCTATTATTCTGTGATTAATGCGGTAGCTTAATTTATTACCttttaacacttctttttttcctgataaaagaAAGTATTGCTCTAGGTACATCCCACAGAATTGTAAGTAGTTTCATTATGAATCTGGGGTCTGTAAACTTTTCTAATTATTATCATAATCAATTCTTGTGTTGAAAGCCTGACATGAGGTATCAGGTAGGAGGAACTGAGGTAAATAAGCTTTTGGTGCAGGGTTTTGTGTTAGGCATTGGgctgtgtttaatgtttgctGTAGCTGTGGTGTCAGAGGCCaaaattttctcatgtgtctttgCTTTTGTCTCCTTTGCTGTCTTTTTTGTATCCCTATAGACTCCTTCTTATAGGGTCTGAGcactgcagctctttctgctgtGATCCTTGAAAATCGACAGCCTTATTGATGTGGTAGTAAGATACAGGAGAGTGGAAGCATTCcatagtcctatgattaggtctcgGTCTTCTAGTGAGCCTATATCCCTGGCCTGTAACAACCTTCACAGGTCCCTCTcagtggtttttgttgttgttgttttttcatggatccttccccagattcGTTAAGTTCTCATCAAATAGTTTTCCTTGAGGGCAGACAGTGTTCTCCGGGCTTATTTCAAAACGCTAACTTGTCCCTTCCCGTTGCTGAAGCACAAGgggatttattttctcatcttcatCATGAGAATCTGGTGGGGCTGCTGGAAGTAAAACTCATGAAACTATGAGGGCTCCTCTGAGGGCAGGCCCTGAGGAGTTTTTATCTCTGAAGTTAGCCCCTTCTCAGTCTCCAATAATTAGTCTATTTCCCTTTAAGTATTCTGACCAGGCTCCAGTTGCAGCTTCCACTCTCAGAAAACTGTGATTTTCTGTGTTTACTTGTCTCCCAGTTTTGGGGGTGGTGGTTTCCCCTGTGACTTTAATTCTCTGATAGCTCTAAGAAGTGTTGTTGATTTTCCACTTGTTTACCTTTATTTATTGAGGACAGTGGGACTGCAAGCCCTTTACTTCCAAGCTCTTTACTCTTTCCATGTTGGACTAGCCTTATATTCATTCCTTGGTAAGTAGGTTAATTACAattatgtttcttaatttctgaCCATATGGGTTTCCTTCTAGTTATCATTTTGATACTGCTGTCTAACTTAACTGCATTATGGTCAGAGAACTTGGTCTGTGTGACTTCATATCTTTGAATGTTTTGAGATTTGCTTTATGGAGTAGTATATGGTCTATTTTGAGAAATTTCAATTTGTGTTTGGTAATATGTACCTGGTACCTGTTACTTGGTCAGTCAGTGTGCTGGGAGGAAATGGTTGGTCAACTTAAATAGGACTAATGAGGGTGCTTACCAGGATGTGGAAGGATTAAGGGGAATCAAAAAGGGATGGTGAATCATCCTGGGCTCTCAAGAGCAGGGAGCAGGTACTACCTtatggggacagggaagggagcTGTAGAAGGCCACCACATGGTAACTCTGGAACatcagagaaggagcaggagaatAAACATCCTCACTGcctcttctcctgccttcctctaTCCTTCTAAGTAACTCTTATTAGTTGAGCTCAACCAGGATGTAGAAGGCAGAAAAACCCATTGAGGCAGCCAACAAAGGTCTGTCTACCAGGACACAGATCAGAGGCAAAAGATGTGTATTTAGTTCTAAAGGGTAAAAGAAAATATCCAGCACACATAAAAGGTAGAGTGGACCTTTCCTACAATTGGAACATATGGGTGGAGAAATATAAGCATTGGTGAAAGGAGATTGATAAATcttgagaatgagaaaaatgttGACATTGGAGGAATTATTCCCATAAGTATTCCCACGTGGTTTTCATGGGTTGCACTAAATGGCATGTGCAGGAGTCCTACTGTAAATGAGCAAAGGTGATGAATGTTAGGATTTAGTTGGGCAGGAATGTGAGATTAATGGGAACAAGGGAAAGATGACCGCTGCATGGGTGAAATTTGGGTTGAAGTAACAGAGGAAAAGGGCAGAACTTAAGTAGCTGTCCATGCTAATGGCAGGCAGGAGGGCATGATTGGGTAGGAAAAGTCTTATAACTTGGGAAAACTGGAGGAGTAGAAGTAGGCTCAGATAGAGACAAACACAGAGGTTTTAGAGCAGGTTTTATCACAAGTACTTACACAGATTGTTGCCATGGCAGTGGCAGCAGAAAGCTTGCTCACAGTAAACCAGAAATGTCTTTGTAGATAGAATTCTGAATTctatcaaaaacttgggatgtactgtatggtgactaacataataaaaaatttttataaaaaaaaagaattctgaattcTAAATTCTTGgtttcctcctgcctcttcttTCCCCATATAAATACCTTTCACCATCTTCCTCATTCTCTTCTTTTAATACTTCATCTCCTGACCAGGGTTACTCAAGCTCAGCAGTAAGGATTTCTTGGGCTGCATAGTTCTTTACTGTGGGTGCTGCTCTGTGAATTGtaggatgttcagcagcatccctggcctctacctaccAGGTGCCAGTAGCACACACCCTCCCTCcgttgtgacaactaaaaattGTCTTCAGATATTGCCAAATACCTCCTGGGGGAGAGAATCATCCCTGCTGAGAACCCCTGCTCTAGATAGTAGGTAACTGactaggggtgggggagaaagaagagatgtGAGCAAGTCTCAGGAAATGTagtgtattataaataaaacaagacataGGAAGGAATCTtcatgaagaaaagggaaacattTAAATTGCAGAATATGCATCCAGGCCAGTGACAAAATCTTCCAGTGGAAGcagacaaatgcaaaaataagttAAAGTgctctttttatattcttataaaatgCAGATGTCACTGGAAGTTTCCCTGACCCTAGGAGATTTTGTTCTATAGCTACCACTCCCAGTTCACAGTCTGGGGAAGTGGGTGCTCTCCTCAGACTTCCTGCTCTTGCTTCTgccctcccatctccccactAACAATTCACATGTATTTGGCATATACCTCCTCCTCTTGCTTCCTTTGAGGAGTAACACAATCCTATTCAGCAGTTCTTATTTTTTCTGGGAactttttgaataattttgaagcCACCATATAGGGATAATATCGCACACCTCTTAGCATATGTCTCCCACCTACTGCTTTTTGCCTCACTTCTATACATCCCTTTGTTTTCCTCATGGCTTTCGGTATGCCCTTTTCCCAAAGATGGAGCTCCTGCTAATTGCCTTTGCCCTGGAAAGAAACATTCTGAAGAATGGACTGGTCATCCTATTACTTCCTTCTGTTGAGGACCCTACTACCTTTCCCCCAATTTTGGAATaaacttttccatttcattacacTTGCCCCTCCAATCATGGGCATGTATCAGTAAGAGGAATTACAATGGATGAATCTACCCTGGGAGAAAATCAGACAGATAAGCATTAGACATCAACATGATCTTCCAGGACTGATGCtaataagaagaaaattaggAATGCTCTTTCCTTGAGCACTGGAGATTTACCCAATTGTCGGTGCTGGGGGAGGGAACTTCTCTTCCAGGAGGCTTCACACTAGATCCACTAGATAGACTCCGCCTGGGCCAGGCTGGTCCTCCCAAGGGCCCTCACCATGGCCCCCTTCATTTCCTTGTTTCGAAAACTATAGATGATGGGGTTGCACATGGGGGTGATGATGGTgtagaggagggagaagggcttGTCTTTGTCAGGGCCATGTGTGCTGCGAGGGTTCATATAAGAGAACATGGCTGAGGTGTAGAAAAAGATGACCACAGTCAGGTGGGAAGCACAAGTAGAGAAGGTCTTTCCACGACCTGAGGAGGAGGCTCTGCCAAGGATGGAGGCCAGGATACGAGCATAAGAGATGACAATGAGCACCATGGGGCTGAGCAGCACCACGATGGCATCGGCAAAGATCATCTTCAGACTAAACTGGGGGTCTCCACAAGAGAGAGCGATCACTATGGGGGCCTCACAGAAGAAGTTTTCTATGTGGTTGTCCCTACAGAATGGGCCACGAAATGTCATATAATCAAGCAGAATGCCATTGATCAGCCCAAAGAACCAGGCAGTACTTACTAGCTTCATACAAACCTGCCGGCTCATGATCTGGGCATAGCTGAGTGGGTGGCAGATGGCAACATAACGGTCATAGGCCATAAAAGCCAAGAGGATGCACTCAGCCACACCTACACCAAAAACCAGATACATCTGGGTCAAGCAGGAGGCAAAGGAGACAATGTGGTTCTTGACCACCAGGTGGATCAGCATCtgtgggatggtggtggtgatgaagcAGACATCCAGGAAGGACAGGTGGccaaggaagaagtacatggggctGTTGAGCCTGGGGTCTGTCCAggtgatgaagatgatgaggCCATTCATGGCCATGGCAAGGCTGTAGAGGGCTAGGAAGAGGGCAAAGAGCAATGCCCGTGTGGAAGAGGAGCTCTGCTCAAAGCCCACGAGGATAAACTCTGCCACTGTGCTCCCATTCCTTAGGTCCACCATCTGCAGCCTGCTTGAAGAGGGAGGACAGGAAAAACACATATGAGGTCATTGTGTATAGACACTACCTAGTTGTATAAAAACAGATTGAggacaaaggaatgaaaaagaaaggaattttagTACCACTCCATGTGAGTCAGGAGTGTCATGGGCAGTGAAAATGCTAGCAGTGAAAGATCTGTGTGCCATGTGACAATGTTTTGAGGGAAACTTTAAAGAAGACTCAAGGAGAATCTGAAAGGTccatttaaatattaagaaagtacttgctgtgatgagcactgtatgttatatgtaagtgttgaatcaaataaataaaaaataaatttataaataaatcttaatggGTTCTGCCTCTAGAAGGGTGAATTTTCTATGTAATCTCAATGCGTAGAACTCAAACTAGAGAGTAGAAATGTCAGAGAAAAAATGACTGATATTTCTAATTGTACATTTTTTCCgtctttattataaaagtaatgccTGTTCATTATAGAACACctagaaaataccaaaaaaagcaaaattaagtaaattaaaagaatcatcaagacattatggtactggcacaaaaaacagacacatagatcaaaggaatagaagagaaaacccagaaatggaccctcaactctatggtcaactaatcttcaacaaagcaggaaagaacatccaatggaaaaaaagacagtctcttcaacaaatggtgttgggaaaattggacagccacacgcagaagaatgaaactgggccattcccttacaccatacacaaaaatagacccaAAATGGACAAAAgctctaaatgtgagacaggaacccatcaaattctagaggagaacataggcagcaacctctttgatctcagctgcagtaacttcttgctagacacgtcttcaaaggcaagggaaataaaggcaaaaatgaaccattgggacttcataaaagcaaaagcttctgcatagcaaaggtgaaacagtcaacaaaactaaaacgcaacctatggaatgggagaagatatttgcaatgtcttatcagataaaggctagtatctaagatctataaagaacttatcaaactcaacacccaaagaacaaataatctaatcaagaaatggggcagaagacatgaacagacatttctccaaagaagacatccaaatggccaacagacacatgaaaaaatgctcaacatcagttggcatcggggaaatacaaatcaaaaccacaatgagataccacctcacaccagttagaatggctaaaattaacaagtcatgaaacaacaaatgttggcgaggatgcagagaaaagggaaccctcttacactgttggtgggaatgcaagcttctgcatccactctggaaaacagtatggaggttcctcaaaaagttgaaagtagagGTATCCTATAACCCAGCAACTGTACTACTATGTATTAACCCAAAGGATAGAAATGTTGTGATCTGAAGgtgcacctgcaccccaatgtttatagcagcaatgtccacattagccaaactatggaaagagcccaggtgtccattgacagatgaatggataaagatgtggtgtatacacacacacacacacacacacacacacacacacacagacacacacacacacacaatgaagtattactcagccatcaaaatggatgaaatcttaccatttgcaacaacatggatggaactggagggtattatctaagtgaaataagtcaatcagagaaagacaattatcatatggtttctcatatgtggaatttaagaaacaaaacaaaggatcataggggaatggagggagaaataaaataagatgaaatcagagagggagacaaaccccaaaagactcttaattataggaaacaaactgagggttgttggaggggaggtgggtggaggaatggagtaagtgggtgatgggcattaagaagggcacctcatgtaatgagcactgggtgtaatatgcaaGGGATGAATAACTGAAttctacatttgaaactaatgatacactatatgttaattaattgagtttaataaaattaataatagtaataataataataaagaatcaCCCAGGGGGAAACACATCAATATTTTAGTTCAtgtcttttcaattattttgttttctatatttatattttaaaagcttttaagaTCAGCATAAGGCCTGAGTAGAACCTGCCTTCAAAACTTAAGTGTTGGGGAGAAGTATATCTCCACGATGAAATGCAGCACTGACTCCTGATTGGAAGAACTGCTCTAAGACCAATAGGGAGAAAGTATAAAGGATAAAAATTCACTTTTTGTTTGAGTGGGCCACTGGGAACAATTGCATTCCATCCCACTTTACAGCTAAaaattttactcatttaataAGTGAGTGCCTACTATATTCCATATATTGTGCGAGGTGGCAGGGATATAGACTCACGCATGAGAACTTTCTCTCTGACTTCATCAGTATTATACTATATTCCAAGTCATTAGATCAAGGGGATAAGTAAGAATATAGAGAATCTATATAATATATGGATAATATTAACAAAAAGCATACATTATAAGCGAATATATTTCAAACTCTATGCCTCCATATAAGGAATGTACTCTTTTGAAGGGTCATAGAACACTTGTAAAATACTGTTGATCTATTAGAGTATAAAGAAACCTTAAATGAATTCCAAAGAGGCAAAAAAGTTCAGACTATATTCACTATGCTAACACTGGGCATTAATATTCTTCAATTTCTGTATAGAGGAGATTtcttaaaattgtgtttattttcttcccttgggaagaaagagggagaaaaagagcacaGGTGGCTGGTCAGCCTGTATACAGGATTTTGCTTACCAATATTGTTTATCatcattgtacactttaaatatcttatgactttgtcaattatacctcattaaAGCCGAAAAAAGTCTGTcaaatccaaatgaaaaaaagggaatattgtttgttggttttttttgtttttgttttacttcaaggaaagaagtaaattcttacaggatattttaaatttagaatgttttttttttttgataaataaattgTAGATAACATTCTTCTGATCCGCAGGGTTAGCAGGAGTGTTGTGTCATTTGTGTATGGCACAAAGGCCCCCGAAGGAAAGAGTGAATGCTGAAATTTAGGCTGTGCAATCTAGCCTGTGTTCAATTCATCAAGCTATGCACGCTGGTGAGGTGTGAGTTCACGAGAAGTGCggtgcatttttttctaattcttccctGAGAGAGAGTGACTTTTTATAATTAGCCCAAAGGTACTATATGTGCTAGGGAAGCAGTGCTGATCAAGAAGATTTGGCCACgagaatatttaaatttcagcaCTTAAATGTTTTGTCTTATAAGATTGGTgaaatttttgaatgaataataataaataggcCTGTGTTCCTCTGAGTGGATTTTaggaataaaaatgcaacagGCATTTCTTATAATGCAGTggtactcaaagtgtggtccacagaccaccAGCAGCAACAGATTACCTGAGATCTTGATGAAAATGCAAATCGTTGGGCTTCACCCCAACTACTGGATCATAAACTCTGGGGACGGGGCCCAGAAGCcagtgttttaacaagccctccacgtgattctgatgcacattaAACATTGAAAACTACTGGTTTAATACAGGGATGGACAAATTATGGCCCCTGAGCCAAATAAAGTCCACTGCCTATTTTTACAAAGTTtaactggaacacagccacacccatttacTTATGTATTTCTATAACTGGATTCCCACTACAATGGCAGAGCTTAATAGTTGCCACAGAGACCATATAACCTATAAATTAGGTTGTCAGATTTAGCAACTAAAATATAAGATGCTTCATTAAATGtgtttttcagataaacaatgaataattttttattataaatacattccATACAATATTAGTAACCCAacacacaaagcctaaaatatttactatctgcccCTTTAAGAAGACGTTTGCTGACTCTTCTTAATGTAATGACTTTAGAGTGGACTTGCTTCTGATAAACAAGGGTGTGTGAGGGAAGCAATGAAAAAGCCTTAGTCCTGAGCACACACCTGGGATTCTGGTGCATCCAGTCTCAAGCACTTCCTTCCCAAGAAGAAGGCTAATAAAACTAGGAAACCAATTTGCCTGGTTGGAAGGGCAGCTGGTGccacttctttttctgtttattaaactCACTATATCAgtggctttcctttttttaagtgcCTGGTGTTACACATTTCAATTAAGATAAAGCACAtgtacttcaataataaattttttttaaaaagatcaagcAGATGTTTTAGAAGCATTGTCCAAGTAACTCAGAAGAAGTTCTGTGACAACAATAAGACTAGACATGATTATGAAAATAATCCCACCTACTTGAAAATTGGGGGGCAAAAAACCATCTGAAAACCATCCTTAGATCAAACAGGCAATCAAAACAGTAATTACAGACTATCTAAAAAATACTGATAATAAAAAGTAgcatattattaataaataccATACACAGACATTTGTTAGAGCAAAAGTTAGTAGCCTGAAATAGTTTTATCACTTAACAAAAAGgattaaagataaatgaaataaaataaaataaaactgctgaAGGGGTTAGAAGCCGATAAACAGAACCTAAGGAAGACCAGAAAGGGAAAATATGCACTAGAGGAAGAGATAAGTTTCTAGGTAAATATAAATCACTAAAAAGTGTTCTTTAAATTCGTTAAAGAAATTCattaaagaaaagagacaaataatgagtcatggaacactacatcaaaaactaaggatatattgtatggtgactaacgtaacataataaaaattattgttaaaaaaaaaggaaaaaaaaagagataaatcaaGACAAGCTACTATTCCGAGTGAAAGGAATGAAATGCAGTTGTTCTAAACCTTGGCTTCACATTATAGTCACTTGAAGAGTTTTTAAATGTCCCcttggcagaagatatgaacagacatttctccaaagaagatatccagatggacaacagacacatgaaacgatactcaacatcactcatcatcagggaaatgcaaataaaaatcacactgaggtatcacctcacatgtttcagaatggctaaaataaaaaacacaagaaataacaa
The window above is part of the Ursus arctos isolate Adak ecotype North America unplaced genomic scaffold, UrsArc2.0 scaffold_26, whole genome shotgun sequence genome. Proteins encoded here:
- the LOC113257481 gene encoding olfactory receptor 10AD1-like → MCFSCPPSSSRLQMVDLRNGSTVAEFILVGFEQSSSSTRALLFALFLALYSLAMAMNGLIIFITWTDPRLNSPMYFFLGHLSFLDVCFITTTIPQMLIHLVVKNHIVSFASCLTQMYLVFGVGVAECILLAFMAYDRYVAICHPLSYAQIMSRQVCMKLVSTAWFFGLINGILLDYMTFRGPFCRDNHIENFFCEAPIVIALSCGDPQFSLKMIFADAIVVLLSPMVLIVISYARILASILGRASSSGRGKTFSTCASHLTVVIFFYTSAMFSYMNPRSTHGPDKDKPFSLLYTIITPMCNPIIYSFRNKEMKGAMVRALGRTSLAQAESI